A window of Mytilus edulis chromosome 10, xbMytEdul2.2, whole genome shotgun sequence contains these coding sequences:
- the LOC139491540 gene encoding protein downstream neighbor of son homolog has product MAESPQWKKPSDIMKNMRKKKRISLQRVPSNDSFSNTVFGDMTNTSSQPKRRNPFSKDTSDDTQPSSKRPRKSVDEDQHNDSVDQISFFKMFNESNNTSTVSAEKGIEIEKTPTPVFLREEEDSQSQFAFIEKIFSANKNQKPVPVSKKEVKKEEPVCTSTFPVDWSLKVKMRVVSSTPLTWCTQLKTMEEAVGVTQFTTGQKQVTGNDKSEFQSCCLYWIYPSFPWMKMFPRIVPDNNIKRSSIDLLQDDVQKSLQNEWTESFSSAFHQMRAQQCPYFYVCTHQFSVLFRAKGLAGSSSMCAFLTPTTRGLRESLKNEDIEFSMPVLDNKKRKSAESLLELEKENQEITDKSKSTPNPKDEEEEDEDLIDTDEGAHVWLESIGLDKKSFPSLDPNKVKIQREGFRVIDNRPESLVYVEGTSVHGLFNFLLNCRSCIATSGPQAGVPPSILSPSSFKGAALKSHKVKHSIARQPDVDGNIRQVHILEVAGPVLPHHVHTISSLLHRTQNQDFSLTFNTHEPSQPFNVKCLPGEENIVENCRRSFLMEDQMYDSFFSGQCIADRLTCIHELTCEKEGYTWIS; this is encoded by the exons ATGGCAGAATCGCCACAATGGAAGAAACCTTCAGATATAATGAAGAATATGAGAAAGAAGAAAAGAATTTCCTTGCAAAGAGTTCCATCAAATGATTCATTTTCGAATACAGTTTTCGGGGACATGACAAACACTTCTTCACAACCAAAAAGACGTAACCCCTTTTCAAAAGACACATCAGATGATACACAACCATCCTCTAAACGACCAAGGAAGTCAGTCGATGAAGACCAACATAATGATTCAGTTGATCagatttctttctttaaaatgtttaatgaatCG AACAATACGAGCACAGTGTCAGCAGAAAAAGGTATTGAAATAGAGAAGACACCCACTCCAGTTTTTCTAAGAGAGGAAGAGGACAGTCAGTCTCAGTTTGCCTTCATTGAAAAGATTTTCAGTGCGAACAAAAATCAG AAACCTGTCCCAGTCAGTAAGAAAGAAGTAAAGAAAGAAGAACCAGTCTGTACGTCAACTTTTCCAGTAGACTGGAGTTTAAAGGTCAAAATGAGAGTGGTTTCATCAACCCCACTGACATGGTGTACACAACTGAAGACGATGGAGGAGGCAGTTGGTGTAACACAGTTTACTACTGGTCAAAAACAG GTTACTGGCAATGATAAGTCAGAGTTCCAGAGCTGTTGTCTTTACTGGATCTATCCAAGCTTTCCATGGATGAAAATGTTCCCAAGAATAGTACCAGATAATAACATAAA aagatCATCAATAGATTTGTTACAAGATGATGTTCAGAAATCACTTCAGAATGAATG GACGGAGAGTTTTTCTTCAGCTTTTCACCAAATGAGAGCTCAGCAATGTCCGTATTTTTATGTGTGCACACATCAATTTTCAGTATTGTTTAGAGCTAAGGGATTAGCAGGAAGTTCCTCTATGTGTGCTTTTCTCACACCAACTACAAGAGGATTGAGAGAATCACTGAAAAATGAAG ATATTGAGTTTTCTATGCCAGTTTTAGAtaataaaaagagaaaatcagcAGAAAGTTTGTTGGAACTtgagaaagaaaatcaagaaataacTGATAA ATCTAAAAGTACACCTAACCCTAAAGACGAGGAAGAAGAAGATGAAGATTTAATAGATACAGATGAAGGGGCCCATGTCTGGCTAGAAAGTATCGGCTTGGACAAGAAATCTTTTCCATCACTTGATCCAAACAAAGTGAAAAT ACAAAGAGAAGGTTTCAGAGTGATAGATAATCGTCCAGAATCCTTAGTTTATGTTGAAGGAACCAGTGTGCATGGACTATTTAATTTTCTGCTGAACTGTCGTAGTTGCATAGCAACAAGTGGTCCACAAGCAGGAGTACCACCATCCATACTATCACCTTCATCATTTAAAGGAGCTGCTCTAAAGTCTCATAAG GTTAAACATTCCATAGCTAGACAACCAGATGTCGATGGCAATATAAGACAAGTCCACATTTTAGAGGTGGCGGGGCCAGTTCTTCCACATCACGTACATACCATATCATCTCTCTTACATCGGACTCAAAACCAGGACTTTAGTTTGACTTTCAATACACATGAACCTTCTCAGCCATTTAATGTCAAATGTCTACCTGGTGAGgaaaatattgttgaaaattgCAGACGGTCATTTTTAATGGAGGATCAAATGTATGATTCATTTTTTAGTGGACAATGTATAGCAGACAGACTTACCTGTATACATGAATTAACTTGTGAAAAAGAAGGTTATACATGGATAtcttga